A stretch of Deinococcus radiopugnans ATCC 19172 DNA encodes these proteins:
- a CDS encoding MFS transporter translates to MTTPTPVPPELIPPAPTTAEASASRRVLTLSTVAFTLMFAVWLMFGILGLPIRQEFGLSDVQLSWLSAVAVLNGSLWRLPAGIVTDRLGGRRVMGAMLLLTAIPAFLIAFAQSYPALLALAFLVGFAGNSFSVGVAWNSVWFPRARQGAALGVFGAGNVGASVTKFIGPAMIVAVPAAGLLGGVIPGGWRAIPFLYGVLLVVMGLAVLIFAPRQDRTPGQGRPLREMLAPLRNTRVWRFGLYYVVFFGAYVALSAWMPKYYVDVFGLPLYEAALLTALFIFPASLLRPLGGYLSDRYGARAATYGAFGLMAVALLVMSMPSGHIVLYLPGPNGTTVTRDVMHYTLGVWPFTALLFLVGVAMGIGKASVYKHIPEYFPRDVGAVGGLVGMLGGLGGFFLTPLFAYAKSATGFPQSTFIVVLLITLVALAWMHLSIMRMMNRAAPHLQDRIEAHP, encoded by the coding sequence ATGACCACCCCCACCCCTGTTCCTCCTGAACTCATCCCGCCCGCCCCCACCACCGCCGAGGCCAGCGCCTCCCGCCGCGTGCTGACGCTGTCCACGGTGGCCTTTACCCTGATGTTCGCCGTGTGGCTGATGTTCGGCATCCTGGGCCTGCCCATCCGCCAGGAATTTGGTCTGAGCGATGTGCAGCTGTCGTGGCTCTCGGCGGTGGCGGTGCTGAACGGCTCGCTGTGGCGGCTGCCGGCGGGCATCGTCACCGACCGCCTGGGCGGACGCCGCGTCATGGGCGCGATGCTGCTGCTGACCGCCATTCCCGCCTTTCTGATCGCCTTCGCACAGAGCTACCCGGCGCTGCTGGCGCTGGCTTTCCTGGTGGGCTTCGCCGGAAACAGCTTCTCGGTGGGCGTGGCGTGGAACAGCGTGTGGTTCCCGCGTGCGCGGCAGGGCGCGGCGCTGGGCGTGTTCGGGGCCGGGAACGTGGGGGCCAGCGTGACCAAGTTTATCGGCCCGGCCATGATCGTGGCGGTGCCGGCGGCGGGCCTGCTGGGCGGCGTCATCCCCGGCGGCTGGCGGGCCATTCCCTTCCTGTACGGCGTGCTGTTGGTGGTGATGGGGCTGGCCGTGCTGATCTTCGCGCCCCGGCAAGACCGGACGCCGGGGCAGGGCCGTCCGCTCAGGGAGATGCTCGCGCCGCTGCGCAACACGCGGGTGTGGCGCTTCGGGCTGTACTACGTGGTGTTCTTCGGGGCCTATGTGGCGCTGTCGGCGTGGATGCCCAAGTATTACGTGGACGTGTTTGGTCTGCCGCTGTACGAGGCGGCGCTGCTGACCGCCCTGTTCATCTTTCCGGCCAGCCTGCTGCGTCCGCTGGGCGGCTACCTGTCCGACCGTTACGGGGCGCGGGCCGCCACCTACGGGGCTTTCGGGCTGATGGCCGTGGCCCTGCTGGTGATGAGCATGCCCAGCGGCCACATCGTGCTGTACCTGCCGGGGCCGAACGGCACCACGGTGACCCGCGACGTAATGCACTACACGCTGGGCGTGTGGCCCTTCACCGCGCTGCTCTTTCTGGTGGGCGTGGCGATGGGCATCGGCAAGGCGTCGGTGTACAAGCACATCCCTGAATACTTCCCGCGCGACGTGGGCGCGGTGGGCGGGCTGGTGGGCATGCTGGGCGGGCTGGGCGGTTTCTTTCTCACGCCGCTGTTCGCCTACGCCAAGTCGGCCACCGGTTTTCCGCAGAGCACCTTTATCGTCGTGCTGCTGATCACGCTGGTGGCCCTGGCGTGGATGCACCTGAGTATCATGCGGATGATGAACCGCGCCGCACCGCACCTGCAAGACCGCATCGAGGCGCACCCGTGA
- a CDS encoding tryptophan 2,3-dioxygenase, translated as MTGGDQNAAERAYTDFSQSLSYGDYLRLDTLKAAHQPITGAHDEHLFITVHHVSEVWLELIVRELRAAMTLLEGGITDAPLKMLTRVVRAQEQLTNAWEVLKTMTPADYLQFRHAFGQASGFQSASYRTVEFLLGNRRAVLLRPHEHRPDLHGPLEAVLHAPSVYDLALRLLAERGLPVPDEVLGRDLTQPPVLNETVLESWLTVYRDPETYWDLYELAEKLLDVEDNFRRWRFNHLTTVERTIGFKPGSGGTSGAGYLRGVLSVVLFPELWEVRTRL; from the coding sequence GTGACCGGCGGGGATCAGAACGCCGCCGAACGCGCCTATACCGACTTCTCCCAGAGCCTCAGTTACGGCGATTACCTGCGGCTCGACACCCTGAAGGCCGCGCACCAGCCCATCACCGGGGCACATGACGAACACCTGTTCATCACCGTCCACCACGTCTCGGAAGTGTGGCTGGAGCTGATCGTGCGCGAGCTGCGGGCCGCCATGACGCTGCTGGAAGGCGGCATCACCGACGCGCCGCTGAAAATGCTGACCCGCGTGGTCCGCGCCCAGGAACAGCTGACCAACGCCTGGGAAGTGCTGAAGACCATGACCCCCGCCGACTACCTGCAGTTCCGCCACGCCTTCGGGCAGGCGTCCGGGTTCCAGTCAGCCAGCTACCGCACGGTGGAGTTCCTGCTGGGCAACCGCCGCGCCGTGCTGCTGCGCCCGCACGAACACCGCCCGGACCTGCACGGGCCGCTGGAGGCCGTCTTGCACGCCCCCAGCGTCTACGATCTGGCCCTGCGGCTGCTGGCCGAACGCGGACTGCCTGTGCCGGACGAGGTGCTTGGCCGGGACCTGACCCAGCCCCCGGTGCTGAACGAGACCGTGCTGGAATCCTGGCTGACCGTCTACCGCGATCCCGAGACGTACTGGGACCTGTACGAACTGGCCGAGAAACTGCTGGACGTGGAGGACAACTTCCGGCGCTGGCGTTTCAACCACCTGACCACCGTGGAGCGCACCATCGGTTTCAAGCCCGGTTCCGGCGGCACCAGCGGCGCGGGCTACCTGCGCGGCGTGCTGAGCGTGGTGCTGTTCCCCGAACTGTGGGAGGTCAGGACGCGGCTGTAA
- the kynU gene encoding kynureninase, with the protein MTVFDRLFADSTLSQLQEKDVRDPLAHKRAEFKLPEGVVYLDGNSLGALPLTVPARLARVAEQEWGGQLIRSWTANDSASVGAEAAQDWMNLPDRVAAKIAPLIGAHPHEVAVGDSTSVNIFKLLAAALHMAPPERRVILTEADNFPTDLYMAQGLNALLGGRYELRTVPSADLEAQLTDDVALTLLTEVDYRTGRRLDLAGLTARAHERGILTVWDLAHSAGAFPVDLNAAGADFAVGCGYKFLNGGPGAPSFLFVAERHQDSAQAFLSGWMGHADPFEMAREFTPAPGARRYVVGTPTVLSLSALDAALEVFADVDMKQLRAKSLSLTDTFIELMTPLAAQHPLTLVTPRSHDERGSQVSYRHPQAREVMRQLIERGILGDFRTPDILRFGFTPLYHSHADVWRAVQGIQNVLEEGAGA; encoded by the coding sequence ATGACCGTATTTGACCGCCTGTTCGCCGATTCCACCCTGAGCCAGTTGCAGGAGAAAGACGTCCGCGATCCGCTGGCCCACAAACGCGCCGAGTTCAAGCTGCCGGAGGGCGTGGTCTACCTGGACGGCAACAGCCTGGGCGCGTTGCCGCTGACGGTGCCCGCCCGCCTGGCCCGCGTGGCCGAGCAGGAATGGGGCGGCCAGCTGATCCGCTCGTGGACGGCCAACGACAGCGCCTCAGTGGGTGCAGAGGCCGCACAGGACTGGATGAACCTGCCGGACCGCGTGGCCGCCAAGATCGCCCCGCTGATCGGCGCGCATCCGCACGAGGTGGCGGTGGGCGACAGCACCAGCGTCAACATCTTCAAGCTGCTGGCCGCCGCGCTGCACATGGCCCCCCCGGAGCGCCGCGTGATCCTCACCGAGGCCGACAACTTTCCCACGGACCTGTACATGGCGCAGGGGCTAAACGCGCTGCTGGGCGGCCGCTACGAGCTGCGAACCGTGCCGAGTGCAGACCTTGAGGCGCAGCTGACCGATGACGTGGCCCTGACCCTGCTGACCGAGGTGGACTACCGCACCGGGCGCCGGCTGGATCTGGCGGGGCTGACCGCCAGGGCGCACGAACGGGGCATCCTGACGGTCTGGGACCTGGCGCACTCCGCCGGGGCGTTTCCGGTGGACCTGAACGCGGCGGGCGCGGACTTCGCCGTGGGCTGCGGCTACAAGTTCCTCAACGGCGGTCCAGGCGCTCCCAGTTTCCTGTTCGTCGCCGAGCGGCATCAGGACTCGGCCCAGGCCTTTCTGAGCGGCTGGATGGGCCACGCCGATCCCTTCGAGATGGCCCGCGAATTCACCCCCGCTCCCGGCGCGCGGCGCTACGTGGTGGGCACCCCCACCGTTCTCAGCCTGAGCGCGCTGGACGCTGCATTAGAGGTGTTCGCGGACGTGGATATGAAGCAGTTGCGGGCCAAGTCGCTGTCGCTGACCGATACCTTTATCGAACTGATGACGCCGCTGGCCGCGCAGCACCCGCTGACGCTGGTGACCCCCCGCAGCCATGACGAACGAGGCAGTCAGGTCTCCTACCGGCACCCGCAGGCGCGCGAGGTGATGCGGCAGCTGATCGAACGCGGCATTCTGGGCGATTTCCGCACGCCGGACATCCTGCGCTTCGGCTTCACGCCGCTGTACCACTCGCACGCGGACGTGTGGCGGGCCGTGCAGGGCATCCAGAACGTGCTGGAAGAGGGTGCGGGGGCGTGA
- a CDS encoding FmdE family protein, translating to MTAVLAPAPRLDELLALSAALHRHLCPRQVLGARMGLLAGRALDMAVPRTDKKLMVLAETDGCFADGLSVATGCWLGRRTLRLLDHGKVAATFVEVRSGQAVRIAPRTDLRARVRAGRADGQKRWDAYMDAYQTWSDEALFTVTPVRLTLDLAAVISVNGKRAICGGCGEEIINEREVRRDGAVLCRDCVGEGYWQPR from the coding sequence GTGACCGCCGTGCTGGCGCCCGCGCCCCGGCTGGACGAGCTGCTGGCCCTGAGCGCCGCGCTGCACCGCCACCTGTGTCCGCGCCAGGTGCTGGGCGCCCGCATGGGCCTGCTGGCCGGGCGGGCGCTGGACATGGCCGTGCCGCGCACCGACAAGAAGCTGATGGTGCTGGCCGAGACCGACGGCTGCTTCGCCGACGGCCTCTCGGTGGCGACGGGCTGCTGGCTGGGTCGCCGCACGCTGCGCCTGCTGGATCACGGCAAGGTGGCCGCAACGTTCGTGGAGGTGCGGAGTGGGCAGGCCGTGCGCATCGCGCCCCGCACCGACTTGCGGGCGCGGGTGCGCGCGGGCCGCGCCGACGGCCAGAAACGCTGGGACGCCTACATGGACGCGTACCAGACCTGGAGCGACGAGGCCCTGTTCACGGTCACGCCCGTGCGCCTGACCCTGGATCTGGCCGCCGTAATCAGCGTCAACGGCAAACGCGCGATCTGCGGCGGCTGCGGCGAGGAGATCATCAACGAGCGCGAGGTGCGCCGGGACGGGGCGGTGCTGTGCCGGGACTGCGTCGGAGAGGGGTACTGGCAGCCGAGGTGA